A stretch of DNA from Vulcanisaeta thermophila:
CAAGGGCCTCATCATAGGTTATCTTCTTGAAGGGCTTCTTGGGGATTCTCACCTCGATATTGTTCTTTCTCAATTCCCCACCAAAGTACTTATTGACCCTATCGTAGACATTGACTATTACGTCCTCGAGAATCCCCATAACGTCCATGTAGTTGGCAAAGGCCTCCTCAATATCCACTGATATGAATTCATTGAGGTGGTAATTCGTATTATGCTTCTCAGCCCTATACGCAGGCGCTATTTCAAATACCCTCTCGAGGCTCGCGGTTAATTCCTCCTTGTACAACTGGGGGCTTTGTGCGAGGTAGGCAATTCTTTCGAAGTACTGTACCGTGAATAACTCCGCACCGCCCTCGGTGCTCGTGACTATTATCTTGGGTGTGAAGACCTCTATGAAGCCATGATTGTAAAGGGTCTCCCTAATGCCCCTTAAAACCTCACTCTCCACCCTGAATATGAAGGAGTTCTCGGGTCTCTTCAAATCAATGGATCTATACGTAAGCCTAGTATCTAAGTCCGTCTCCACATTACCCCATATGTCCAGTGGCAGTGGCTTTGACTTGGCAACCACGTGCAGTTCCTCTGGGTATATCTCCACGCCTGCCCTGGCAATCCTACTGGCCTTGACCACGCCCTTAACGACCACGGCATCCTCCTTACCCAGTGTGGGTATGATGTTCCATACAGGGTCTGGAGTGACCCCCTTCTTCGCAGTTACCTGTATGAATCCCTCCCTATCCCTGATCACTATGAACTTAACACCACCGAGGTCCCTAACCTCCCAAACCCACCCGGCCACGGTCACCTCCTTACCATCTAACTCGGCGGTTACTTCCCTGGTCCAGTGGGTTTTCCTGGGGAAACTCACGATTTAGCACAGTCACTATGCCTTTATATACATTTCATACCAGGGTGGTAATGGGTGCGTTGAACAACCTGACTAAGGCATTCCCTGACTTAGTACCTGGTTATCTCAACCCTAATGTTACTACCACTAATTTGGCTAAGAACCTTGGCCAACTCACTGGGTCTGAAGGGGAGCCTCTTTAATTCCTGCCTTGATATCCTCACCACGGTCTCCGTGGTCCCATCGGGC
This window harbors:
- the aspS gene encoding aspartate--tRNA(Asn) ligase, which produces MSFPRKTHWTREVTAELDGKEVTVAGWVWEVRDLGGVKFIVIRDREGFIQVTAKKGVTPDPVWNIIPTLGKEDAVVVKGVVKASRIARAGVEIYPEELHVVAKSKPLPLDIWGNVETDLDTRLTYRSIDLKRPENSFIFRVESEVLRGIRETLYNHGFIEVFTPKIIVTSTEGGAELFTVQYFERIAYLAQSPQLYKEELTASLERVFEIAPAYRAEKHNTNYHLNEFISVDIEEAFANYMDVMGILEDVIVNVYDRVNKYFGGELRKNNIEVRIPKKPFKKITYDEALDILEKRGLKVNWGDDVPKAGMEILSEEIGEPFFIIHFPTDLRAFYTKPLDQDPKISESFDLVINGLEIASGSSRIHEKEMLIEALRKRGLNPDNFASHLMVYDYGMPPHAGWGMGLYRLMMVLLKRENIREVVLYPRDRFRIEP